The Zingiber officinale cultivar Zhangliang chromosome 2A, Zo_v1.1, whole genome shotgun sequence genomic sequence cttaacaCCAAAATTTTGAGTTGGATCGGATGAGTTTTTAGTTAGGATCGTTTAGGAGATTTGaacattttaaatttcttttgatctaaaatttattgaaataaaattttgttattgtTGGTATACATCGAGATATGAAAGTTTTGATGCTCAGAGAAATCCTGATATATCCCTTAAAGAGTATAAAAATTCAGCGAAGAGTTGTCTAAATTTGACAGATCAAAATAGTAGTAGAACATCataattattttctttaatttttttaactaaactTGTGATTGATTAAAACTAGAATCGTTAAAAATTTTACCGAGGGGACTTCATCTTGGCATAAAATAAAACTAAGATGTATTACCCTTGCACATGTAAAACTCGCATAATCTTGTTGcacaattttaaataaaaaacatttaaaaaaaaaaaagaaataacatAGATAATCTCTCAGATAATATaagtaaatttaaaatacaacTGAAAAACAAATATCAGTACGAAGAAATAGAATAAAGAACAGACAATAGACAATCTATATTTGAATATGTCAGTTCGGTTTAACTATTGTATCACCtaaattttctaaaaacttaatttatGACACAGAAAAATCGAATAGGATAAAATAATTAGATATGTCTAACATCTTCGACGAAGTTCTCATCCATCACCTTCCGCATTTGAGTGTTTGTTCGAATGAAACTGACTTATGCATAAAGTAATAGGATGTTAGGTGGTTAGAAAAAGTCAACGTCAACGGTCTTCTACGCCAGACTTCATGATGCTCCTGACTCCGCGTCAACCCTGGTTCTATTCCACTACCGACTTCATGCCGCTCTCAACTTCGTGCCGCTCCCAACTCCACATCAGCCCTGACTCCATATCTACCCTGACTCTGCTCTACTCTCGATTTCATACTGCTCTCAACTCCACATCAGACATGATTTTGTGCTACTTTTGGTTCCATGCTGCTACCGACTAACACTGAGCAAGATAGTAATTATTCTGCGGACTGACAAGAAGAGAGAATGCAAGAAGAGATctcgaagaaaaacaaaaagaaatccatcgtttgcaaaaaaaaaaaaaaaatctattaagtGTCCTTTAGGAGTTTGATCCTTTTTTTTAATTGAAGAGAATACAAGAAGAGAATttgaagaaaaataaagaaaaatttgtcgtttgttattaaaaatatatatatattaagtgtCCTTTAGGAGTATGTTCTTTTTAATTATCTTttccttaaaaaatatataaaaaataattaatcagggTAACATTGAGCCTGAGGTAAATAGCCCTGCAATAAGAGTTAAAAAATCGGGAAGTACTTACTACGAGTTATCGAGAAGCCCATCATTCCTTGGTTGCAAgtctcatttggagaaaaaaatccTTACAAATAAATCGTACTAAGAATTGAACCATAGGTATCTAGGAGACAATTGAACATCATTAGCCCCATGCTCTTTTCTTTACCTCAGATGTAAAGTTGTGCAATCACATGGCTTAATAGTAGAAGCATGGAtgtaacaaatttttttttattagataactttagatttctaattgattaatgaaaaaaaattttaagaataCATCATAACTAAGTCTCGAACTCTAAATCCCTAATTTATTAATGAGAAAATTTTCCAATAATACACCGTAACTGAGTCTCGAATTCTAGATccctgattgattaatgagaaaattttctaataatataTACAACAGTTGAATCTTAAACTCTAAATCGAtgtaaaaattactaataaaaacttaaaattattttcaatataaatagaaaaaaagaacATTGACatagtttcattttgtgtttCACAAAAGTTAGTGAGTAAAGGatctaaatttataataaaatagtaagatgaaTTGAAAATATTGCATGATGAAATAAAGTCAAGAAGACAATATCAATATCAAATTTTAAAACACTAAATAGATATCCTTAACTAGCTAGGAATCATCAATCAAATTTAGATACATGTCCAACCAACCAAAGAATGCAACAATTTGACCATCCACGACGACCAAAACATTGAACGCCCTATAGTCTCCTTGACCAAAAGGCCGATGCTTCATTTCGAAATTGGTCATAAACCATGATCAACGATGCCAAGACCTGCAAAGATAAAAAGTTATCTGAGAATGACACATTTTCCTTTTTACTGCTATATCGGGATATTTAACTTGACATGAAAAACATTGACTCAATGAAATagcctattattttttattacagATAAGATCAtggttatttagaaaaatatgaCGAAATTGAAATTACCATTGCTTCTCGAGAACAAGAACTTGCACTGGGATTATTTAAATGTAATTTACCAAAATACTTAAGACAACACTCAGTTTTCATATCTAAATTGCCCTTGAAAAAGAATATCAAAGAAAGACATGCATTTTAAACTATTTAATTTTGCTTACTTCATCAAAAACTAAATCATTTAGatcttaaatattcatttcatttcatttcatttcgtATAAAGACAGAATAGGTCATAATAAATGATTTGGTATGAAAATATATGTGTTACCTAAAATACGGAGTGAGGGAATCCTTGATGCTCTCGTCGTTCCAATCCATGTTATTCCACCAATTGTCTTCACCTTTAATCACTTTTAATCTGTTCTTCAATATTTCAACCCCAAATGGTAATTTTTTGAGCTTTGGGCAATTATACACTTGTACATATTCCAAGTAGGGAAAATGGAGCGATCGGTTTGCAATGAGATTGAGATTCGACATGTGCCACAAAATCAAGCATCGAATGCTAGAGCTAGAGATGGAGTTGGAGTTCCCTACCTCACTTATTACTTGCTTCATTTTTCCACACATAGTTATGTCTAGAAAATTAAGGCATGGCAGTTGGAGAATCCAAGAAACATCTTTCAACATGGGGCaaccaaaaatatataattgACGAAGGTTGTAGAGCCGAACTCTATTCAATGAAATCTCTTCCAATAGTTTTAGGCCAGTAAAATGGAGACTGTTTAACCATCCGAAGCTTGATTCGCGACCCACACCTACAGCCAACTCAAATCGGTCTAATCTGAGGTTCTGAATGCACAAAATCTCAAGGTGGTCACTTACCCTGCATCCCCATTGCAGAGTGCCCAGATCCATTACTTGCTCATGTTTTGAAATATTCTCTCCATCCAAAGTGAGTTCCCATATGGAGACATTTAATGGTAACATGTTGAGTCGCTGAATGTTATCTGTTGTAACATTAATGGTAATTCCCACACTTAATTGGTGGCGTCCTTTGAAACATTTCAGCTCATCCCACCACCACTCGGATACAAGACAAATTTCTCTTATATCCAGCCACTTGAGCATTGATAAATTGGATATCGTCCCATTGGGAACAATCTCAAGACAAGTAGCCCTTAGAAGCAAGTACTCTAATTTGCCAAGGCAACCAAATTCAAACGGCAATCTTATTATACTACTATCTGACAAGTTTAAATATTGAAGCTCGGCTAAGCTACAAATCTCCTTGGGAAGCTCTGTTATATCACATCCACTGAGATCCAAGTATTTTAAATGAGGCATGCTTGCGAACAAACTCGGAGGAATTTGTTTCAGGTGATTGTAATTGAGAATCAACATAGAAAGTTTTGGAAAAGTGGAAGCTTCATAATCTTGTAAAGAAGTAATATTATTAAACATGAATGATGCTCGCTCTGCTTCTTGCCATTCTTCTTGTCTAGGCAATTCACTCATCCCGATTCTTGCTTTTACAATCCATTGTCTTTTGTTCCCCTCCAACCTAGAGGCCATCAATAGTGCCATGTCTCGGATGACATCGTGCATCTTTACACGTTTCTTGCTATAACGAAAGTTAAAGTCACCACATTGCTCAAGCAAGGATGCAGCCACGAGAGCTTCCAAATGGGAGTATCCTTGGGCGAAAGCTTCATTGATCACATTAAATTCACGGATTATGCCGCAGCCTATCCAACATGGTATCAACTCAGAGAATTGGTTGATCTCATAATCTTCAGGCCACAAAGCGCAACACAAGAGGCATTCTCTTATGGAGTCGTTCTCTAAGCTGTCGTAGCTAAGCTTGAAGGCTTTATACATGACGAGTGAATCTTCTGAAAGACCGATGGTTGTCCACTCATGTTTATCCCTTATTTGATGGAGAGCTTCCTTCCAAGCTTCCCAAGACCTTTTCCCTAACATGGCCCGGGCGACGGTGACAAGAGCGAGCGGAAGACCTGCACATTCTTTAGCAAGTTCTTCAGCAAGGAACTTAATTCCAGCATCTGAGCTGAGAACATCCCCATCGCTGTTCTGCTCAAAGAGTTGCCATGCTTGTTCTGAATCCAGACATCTGACAATGATCTTCTTTTCTGCCTTCATTTGTGCACACACTGTCTCGCTGCGAGTCGTGAACACCGTGACTTTGCGCGGCTGCTGATGCTGCTGCTGGCTTTGCTCAGTAGTCGAGTGTGCCATCCCCAACAGTTGAAGATTCAGATGTTCCCAAATGTCATCAAGAAACATCAAGCAGTTCTTGTTCATCAAGTAGCTACAGAGCTTATCACCACAAGTTTTTTCATCGTCATTCTCCTGCAGTGTGTTCAGTCCTAGACTCTTAGCAATATCCATCTGGAGCCTTTTCAATTGGCAGTCCTTGGAGGCCACAACCCAAATGACACGATCAAATATGGTGTGCTTAAGAAGATAGTGTTGCTGGATTCTGTTCAACGTGGTAGTCTTACCGACACCACCCATTCCGTAGATGCCTATGATGTTGTCTTCTCCGCCATCGATGTAGCTCACAATGTCCTCCACATACGACTCGATCCCAACAGGCGGTCGGTGCGAGATGGGAAGCATCACGGTGGGTTTCAGAGGCCCAACTGTGGCAACCGGATCCAGGGCACCAGCTCGGCTCATCAATTCATTAGCCTCGCCGAGCTCCTTCGCCACTCTTCGGATGATGGAGCAGTAGTTCGATGACTGTCTGATAAGAACCTGATCTCCTGCTCGCTGTGTTTGACTCGACGTGCCGTCAGTTTGATTGAAGCAATTGCAACTGAAGCAACCTAACGAAACAAAGCAGTAGAAGACTGATAcaaattccttttctattttttttttaccctCTTACTCTCTTATAGATAAAAGCAGTAGGTAGTAGCTTGTATGGATTAAAACATAAAGCGTGACAATTGAATTGGCATGAAAAGGGGGGAAAAAAGTATATAGGGGAGAATACTCACTAACGCTTTGGAAATCCTGCTCGATGACACCCACTTTGCCTTCCAATATCTCCACCTCTCGCAGCCACTGGCTGACTTCGTTGGTCGGAATTTTCCCTTGTCGATCCGCCTGGTCGATCTGGTTCTTGATGTCGTCCCTTTTACCTCTCAATCTTGCCATTTCCTTCTCCAATTTCTGGATGCCAGATTTTGGCCTGCCCAGTACTGGCAGCGATGCCCACAGCCCGCTCAGGCAACTGTTGACGTCTACGTCGAGATTTAGGTTGATGCACGCCATGGACGAGGATAAGGTAGCTTGCAACAAGAGATCATGTACTTCTTTTGCAGAGCAAGG encodes the following:
- the LOC122043419 gene encoding probable disease resistance protein At1g61300, which translates into the protein MACINLNLDVDVNSCLSGLWASLPVLGRPKSGIQKLEKEMARLRGKRDDIKNQIDQADRQGKIPTNEVSQWLREVEILEGKVGVIEQDFQSVSCFSCNCFNQTDGTSSQTQRAGDQVLIRQSSNYCSIIRRVAKELGEANELMSRAGALDPVATVGPLKPTVMLPISHRPPVGIESYVEDIVSYIDGGEDNIIGIYGMGGVGKTTTLNRIQQHYLLKHTIFDRVIWVVASKDCQLKRLQMDIAKSLGLNTLQENDDEKTCGDKLCSYLMNKNCLMFLDDIWEHLNLQLLGMAHSTTEQSQQQHQQPRKVTVFTTRSETVCAQMKAEKKIIVRCLDSEQAWQLFEQNSDGDVLSSDAGIKFLAEELAKECAGLPLALVTVARAMLGKRSWEAWKEALHQIRDKHEWTTIGLSEDSLVMYKAFKLSYDSLENDSIRECLLCCALWPEDYEINQFSELIPCWIGCGIIREFNVINEAFAQGYSHLEALVAASLLEQCGDFNFRYSKKRVKMHDVIRDMALLMASRLEGNKRQWIVKARIGMSELPRQEEWQEAERASFMFNNITSLQDYEASTFPKLSMLILNYNHLKQIPPSLFASMPHLKYLDLSGCDITELPKEICSLAELQYLNLSDSSIIRLPFEFGCLGKLEYLLLRATCLEIVPNGTISNLSMLKWLDIREICLVSEWWWDELKCFKGRHQLSVGITINVTTDNIQRLNMLPLNVSIWELTLDGENISKHEQVMDLGTLQWGCRVSDHLEILCIQNLRLDRFELAVGVGRESSFGWLNSLHFTGLKLLEEISLNRVRLYNLRQLYIFGCPMLKDVSWILQLPCLNFLDITMCGKMKQVISEVGNSNSISSSSIRCLILWHMSNLNLIANRSLHFPYLEYVQVYNCPKLKKLPFGVEILKNRLKVIKGEDNWWNNMDWNDESIKDSLTPYFRSWHR